From the Ursus arctos isolate Adak ecotype North America unplaced genomic scaffold, UrsArc2.0 scaffold_9, whole genome shotgun sequence genome, the window ACTGTCTTGGACTTATCCAGGAGAATGAAATGTAAAAAGATATCATCTATAAAAATGATCAGTGTAATCTCCATACTCCCAAAACTTACCAAAGTGGGGAGGGGACATTAACTCTGAAATTCTCTtaaaccttaaaaatgaaaaaaaatttaaaaagcaaaataaataaatatacaattcaCATTTTGGCAAAGACACAAAGACACTTTCCCTAACAATTCTTTGAGTAATAAAATAATCATCTCAATTGTTTACCATCATATGTGCATATGTCAAAAACAAGATGTGAAATAAGGCATCTGCCCAATAAACATGCACAAGAAAAACTTCGgaattgtagaaaataaaaaaccttcTTTATTCCAAGCCCAATCAGACTATCAAATTTAATTACAGCTTTAATAAGCCTTAATCCTCTTTATCCAAATTCTCAAcagatcaattaaatcagaatctcctgaaataattttttcccaaTAGTATCTTCTACATAGAAGATCAGAACAATTGTATCAGAATCTCTGCAGGTAGGCCCAGACATTGggattttggaaagaaaaagttcTACAGGTTATTCTATTACATTGTTAGTACTGAGAATCACCGATCTAAAACAAAGAATGCATTTTAGATCcgttcattattcatttattctttcatgctAGAGTTCTCACTTACTTCCTTTATTGCCATATTCATGTCATAAGTGAGACAGCAGAATTAGTAAGTTTGGACTTACAACAACAGCAGAGCTGTAAACTGGGGCAAGTGGTTGAGTCACAGGGTGGGCCTCATGGCTAGGCTCCTGGTACAGCAGAAAGGCTTGTGGGGGCATGTCTATCTGGGGGAAGGGCATCACTTGCTGGGGAAAAGCCAGGACTTTGGACTGTGGGATGGACAGCAGTGGCTGAGGAGTAAGCACGGGAGTCTGAGGAAGAGGCTGGGGGATCTGGTGCATCAGGGGCTggagcagagacagaggcagaggctgaggctggggctgagggTGAGATTGAGGAAAGTGCGGATTTTCAAGATCAGTGAGGCTCTGGATTTGGCTGTTCAAAAGGGGCACTATTGGAGATTTAAGGAAGGGCATCACTTTGCTCCTAGGAAAGATGTTCTCCTTAACTTTGGGGACTTCCATTATTTCAGGCTGAGGGAAAGGCAGCACCACAACAGGCTGAGCAAGAGACAGGACATTCTGTGGAGGGATGGCATAAGGGATGGGATCAGCATTAGGATAGACTAGAGACTGTTGCTGGAATGGGGTGTGGATTTTATTCTGGCGTTCattctggaaagaaggaaaagaatcttTGAGTCCATGATTCAGCCATAACAGTCACTTGTGATGAATTAACCTCCTGTCTTTTGAACAATCGTAATTgagtgaaaaaagagaaggaaaatctttTACTGATTTGATTAAGACATTATTTT encodes:
- the CSN2 gene encoding beta-casein; translation: MKVLILACLVALALAREKEELTVSTETVESLSSSEESITQVNKQKLENFKSEEQQQRENERQNKIHTPFQQQSLVYPNADPIPYAIPPQNVLSLAQPVVVLPFPQPEIMEVPKVKENIFPRSKVMPFLKSPIVPLLNSQIQSLTDLENPHFPQSHPQPQPQPLPLSLLQPLMHQIPQPLPQTPVLTPQPLLSIPQSKVLAFPQQVMPFPQIDMPPQAFLLYQEPSHEAHPVTQPLAPVYSSAVVVSPNLLILLSHL